The DNA segment ATGAAAATTCCGCTTACTTTTATGATTTAAATACCAAATTGAGTTACAATCTGAATGAGAACAACAATATCTACTTCTCTGGATATTTTGGTCGTGATGTTTTTAATATCAATGATAATTTCGAAAACACTTTTGGAAACACGATTGTAAATCTGCGTTGGAATCACCTTTTTAGCGACAAGATTTTTTCTAATATGTCCTTGATTTACAGCGATTACTATTACGGATTAACTTTGGATTTTGTTGGTTTCAATTGGGATAGTAGTGTAAAGAATTACAATTTCAAATATGATTTGAAGCAATACGTAAACGACAAAATAAAATTAAGCTACGGAATCAATAGTATTTATTACGATTTTGATCCAGGTTCGATTAGTCCTTCCAAGCCAGATTCGGGAATTAATCCTTTTAGCTTAGACAAGAAATATGCTTTTGAAAACGCTGCTTATATTGACGTAGAGCAGAAAATTTCTGAAAAATGGCAGGTTAGTTACGGACTTCGTTTGAGTTCATTTTTGAGATTAGGCGACCAGGAAGTTAGTATTTACGAAAATAATCAAGCTGTAAAATGGAATAACGATTTGAATATTTACGAAAAAGCAACTCCAATCGGAAGTCGAAAATATTCGAAAAACGAGACAATCGCTAGTTTTGCGAATTTGGAACCACGGGTTGCCGTGTCTTTTTCTCTAGACGAAGATCAGTCGATAAAAGGGAGTTACAACCGAATGACGCAGTATTTGCATTTGGTTTCAAACACCGCATCTCCTACTCCGCTGGATATTTGGACGCCTTCGGATGATTTTCAGAAACCACAACTTTTAGATCAATGGGCGATTGGATATTTTAGAAATTTCAATAATGATAAATATTCGCTAGAAGTTGAATCATTTTATAAAGAGATCAAAAATCGCATCGATTATATTGACGGAGCCGATTTAATTGCGAATAATAACATTGAGCAGGTTTTACTAAATGGCCGTGCTCGTGCTTACGGATTGGAAGTGCTATTACGTAAAAATACGGGAGATTTCAGCGGATGGATTGCCTACACACTTTCTACCGCGGAGCAGCAAACCGCAGGTAGAATTCCCGAAGAATTGGGAATCAGCAATGGTGATTGGTATAAATCTGGATATGACAAGACCCACAATCTTTCGGTGGTTGGTTCTTATTTTCTAAATAAAAAATGGACTTTCGGAAGTATTTTTAGTTTGCAATCAGGTCAAGCAACCACTTTCCCAACTGGATATTACGAATACCAAGGAATGCAAGTCCCGCAATATGGCGCTCGAAATGCGAGCCGTCTTCCCGCCTACCACCGTCTCGATGTGTCGGCAACTTTGACTCCGCGCAAAAACGAAAGTCGCAAATGGCAAGGCGAATGGGTTTTCGGAATTTATAATATCTATAACCGTAAAAATGCCGCTTCGATTTCGTTTAGACAAAATGAAGACAGCGGTCAAAACGAATCTGTAAAACTCTCAATCTTCGGAATTATTCCATCTGTAACCTACAATTTTAAATTCTAAGCGATGCAAAAAATAGCCAAACTCATCATATTTTTCTTTGCGATAATCCTCACCACTTCTTGCGAGGATGTAATCGATCTTAAATTGGACAACGCCGCGCCACGACTCGTTGTAGATGCTGCGATTGTCTGGACAAAAGGCACAGATGGCGCAAATCAGACAATTAGATTGACCACAACTGCGCCGTTTTACAACAATTCTGTTCCCGCCGCAAATGCTGCAATCGTTAGTGTGACTAGCAATAGTCAGGTTTTCGAATTTTTAGAAGATGGAAATACTGGAAATTATATCTGTCAGAATTTCGTGCCTGAACTTGGGCAAACCTACGTTTTAAACATCATTTACAACGGCGTGACGTATATCGCAACCGAAAAACTTATTCCGTCGCCACCTATTTTGAATGTCGTTCAGACCGAAGAAGGTGGTTTTTTAGGAACAGATAAGGAGGTTCGTTTTCTCTGGCAGGACAATGGCGCGGAGGACAATTATTACCTCTCGAGTTTCAATGCTCAGGGTTGGCTTACCCCCGATTATTCGCCTCAATCAGACCGATTTTTCAATGGAAATCAGATGTTTGCACTTTATTCTGACCAGGATTTAGCCGCAAATACCACATTATATCTACGCTTGAGCGGAATTTCTTTGCAATATTATAATTATTTGGTCGTGCTTTTCGGCGCGGCAAGTGGTGGAAATCCTTTTCAAGGTCCGCCCGCCACGGTCCGCGGAAACGTAGTGAATCCGATGGATAACAACGATTTTGCACTTGGATATTTCAGTTTATGCGAGAGCGATGTGCAGACCTATATCGTTCAATAGTGGTTGAATTTCTTTTTTAAGGAGCTATTTCCAGCCATCCGTTATAGTCAGCGGGATGCAAAAGCTGTTTTTGTAAGTCCTGCAAGGAGCTTACTTCGGTCGCTCTTGCAGCACAACAAAAAACTAGCTTTGCATTGCCCGCTGCCTGCCACTGCTGTCTGGGCTAGGGATTTTTTGGTAAAATAAAAACAATCGTATATTTACAAAAAACTTTTCAAAACCTATGTCTTCACATCATATTGTACGTACCGATCAAGAGCCTGCACTAATCATCGCAAATGGTCAATCATGCAGCAACGAACTTCTTGGTCAATTGCTAGAATGGTCGCCTTTGGTAGTAGTTTTGGATTCGGCAATTCAGCGCGTGATAGATCTTAATATTAAGGTAGATGTTTTGTTGGGAGATTTCGATAGAGATTTTGATCCCGCATTTTACGAGCAACAGCAATTTCCCCTCGAAATAGTATACACACCAAATCAAGATAAAACCGATCTCGAAAAAGCTTTTGATTACTTAATCGATCGCAAAATTCCCGCAGTCAACGTTGTTTGGGCCACGGGAAGACGCGCAGATCACAGCATTACAAATATGACCAATATCGTGAGATATCGCAATAAACTCAAAATTGTGATTCTCGACGATTATTCCAAAATTTTTCTACTTCAACCAGATTTCAAAAAATGGTATACCGCAAATAGTATTTTGTCGCTTATTCCCGTTGGCACCGTAACTGGCATCACTTCCAACAATCTGACTTACGAACTTAATGACGATACGCTAATTATGGGCTATCGAACCGGAAGTAGTAACTCCGTAAAAGAGGACGGAATTGTGAGTATAGAGCATAAAAGTGGGGATCTTTTGTTGATGGAGTGTGAGGATTGAGGAAGATTTAAAGATTGAATGATTTAAAGATTAAAAGATTTGAGGAATCTCCATGAATAGCACAATTAAAATATTGAAAGATTTGAGGAATTGCCTTGAACAGCACAGTTGAGAGATTGATGATTTCCATGGTGAAAACTTTTAATGAATGCAAATTGTCTTAATATTCTCACGAAACAAAATGCACTTTTCATTTCCGACCCCATAGGGGTCGAATGTTTATAGAAGTTGATTTATCAATGTCGATACGACCCCAGCGGGGTCGCACAATCACATACGTTTTTGTTTTTAAAACACATCAAAAGATAAAATCTTTGAAAAAATAAAATCGTCTAAAATAATATACCTAAAAGTGCGACCCTTCCGAGGTAGAAAATAACTTCACGGCGTTTCTCCTATAAAGATTTGACCCAACTGGGATCAGGAATTTGTATAATGCAAAATTTAAAATTCATCAGACAGATTAATTTGAGTCTGGATGAAAAACTCATCTAAAATCAATCATCAAACGATCTAAATAAATTTTTAAATTAATGGATAGCAAGTTTTAGGTAAAATTATTTCTGATTATAATGTGAATATGCACTTACAACTAAAACCGAAACAACGTTTTCATCTGTAGAATAAATTAACCGATGTTTTTTATTTATTCTTCTAGAAAATAATCCTTCTAAATTATATTTTAATTTCTCAGGCTGACCCGTTCCTGTTGTTGGATGCTCCTGTAATTCACCAAGTAGCACTTCGATTTTTCTAAGAGTTGCTTTATCACCAGACTTTTTGTGTTTGGCTATATCTTCTAAAGCTAGCACAGAAAAATCTAGTATATAACTCATAATCCAAGTAATTCAGTAATTTCTTCTTTTGTAGAAATTTGTTTACTCTGCCCATTTTTAATTTGATCTAAACTTTCTTGAATTCTTTTCAGCATTGCGGGATTAAAGTAATTGTCCTCTAAATTAATCGGCGTGAGTGCATAGGATTTATTTTTTCCTCTCTGAACAATAATTTGTTCACCGTTATCAACCATTTCAAAATAAAGTTTTTGATTCTGTCTAAATTCTCTACTGCTTATTACCACCATAACGCTTAATTTTTTTGTGTACCAATCTGGTACAAATGTAGGATAATAATTGATATTAAGCAAGTTACAAAAAGCTAAGTTGTTTTATGGCGAAACTAATCAGCACAATTTACACCTCACTCCTAGCCCCGATAGCAACGACCCGAGCGAAGCGAACTGGCGAAGCACATCCTCTGGCTTTTTCCTTAAAAAAAAGCCAGAGTTGTAGTGGATAGCGGGAGAAAGCTCCAAAAATAAATTATTCTTGAATTAACAGGCCTTATTCAAATCTTCCTTCTTAAAATAATGATCTATTTCGTCCTGATTTTGAGTTTTGCAAGCGGCATAAGGTTCAGATTGGGAAAGCAATTTTCGTTTGATAATTGGACGTAGAATCTTCGTGAAAAATCGCTGAATAGTTGGCACGCCAGCCGCAACTTGTTCAAAATAGTTGTCGATTGTATCTCTTCTGAAATCAACAATCGAATTTAAAATATCGCCATCTTGGTAGAATCCACAATGGAAATTCTTGGTGGCAAAGGCAGAATGCGGAAAACTCAGAGAGCTTAACCCGAAAATATCGAAGGAACGCAACAGAAAATCTTTATAGGAAACTCGGCAACTCGATCCGCCACCTAAATTAAAAATATTTCCCGCTAGTTCTTCACAATGGTCAATTCCGTTCACAAAAGCTCGAGCAGTATCTGCAGGAGTGGCAATTTCCATAGCCGTTTTAAGTGGCATGTGAAACATCAATTTAGAAATTTTATGGTCGCCCATAATGGCAGCCAAGCGGAAAATCGTCCACTTTAAAGAGGAGTTTTGAATAATATGTTCTGCTTCTATCTTAGTTTTCGCGTATTCATCACGAGGACTCGGCATTAGATTATCGCTAACATTTATTAAAGGACTATCAACTCGGTCACCATAAACCGAAATCGACGAACTGTACATAAAGAATGCTTGTGGAGAAAGTTCGCTAAGAGCTTTTACCAAATTTTCTGTTCCTTGCACATTTATTTTTTGAGAAAGCAATGGAAAATCGTCCGCCACGGGTGGAATAATTGCCGCAAGATGAATTACAAAATCCTGATTGTGGCAAGCTTTACGAACCTCTTCAAATTTAGAAATGTCTCCGTAAACTAAAGTTGCAGTGTTTGCAAAAGGCTTCAATTTTCGCTCTGAGCGTTTGGTTTTAATATCAAAAACTGTGACATCATATAAATCTGATTGCTCTGATAATTGCTTCAAAACTTGAAAACCCACAGTTCCCGAAGCGCCAGTAAGTAGTACTCTCTTCTTAATTCCCATAATGTAAAAATTTCCAAATAGATTGTGATTAAAAATAAATCTACTTAGATCCAAATTAATATTTAATTCTTAATAAATATTTTATACTGTTTTCATTTAACTATTATTTGATATATCTTAAAGTAAATTATCAAATACATCGAATAGAATTAATCTAGTTTATAGTGTCTTAGAAATAGTATCTTTGCAATCTAAAAATGACCCGGCTTTATGAGCGAAAAAAAAGAATTGCATCCTAGAAATTTGCACAATGTAGATTACGATTTAGAATTACTATCGACAGCAACTCCTGCTTTAGAACAACATATTATTGAGAAATTTGGTAAGAAGACGATTGATTTTACAAATCCTGAGGCTGTAAAACTGCTAAATATGGCACTTCTAAAACAATATTATGGAGTAGATAATTGGAATATTCCTTCCGATTTTCTTTGCGCTCCAGTTCCAGGAAGAGCCGATTATATTCACCATATTGCCGATTTACTTGCCTTAAATAATGAAGGTGAAATTCCCGAAGGTGAGATGGTTAGCGGTCTAGACATCGGTGTTGGTGCAAATCTAATTTATCCATTACTTGGAAATGCAATTTACGGATGGAGCTTTGTTGCAACGGACATCGACAAACGTGCAATACGAAATTGCGTAACGATCATCGAGAAAAATCCGCATTTACAAGAAGTTATCAGTTTGCAACTACAACCAAATCCACGTTTTATTTTTAAAGATATTATTGCAGAAGACGACCGATTTACTTTTACAATTTGCAATCCTCCATTTCACGCTTCGGCAGAAATTGCTGCTAAAACTGCAGCTCGCAAGAATGAAAATCTAATTGTTAGCAATAAAAACAAAGCGGCTGAATTGAATTTTGGTGGACAAAATGCTGAATTATATTGCGAAGGTGGCGAACTAGGCTTTATTACTCAAATGATTTACGAATCAGCGAAATATAAAAAACAGGTATTTTGGTTCACCTCGCTTGTTTCGAAACAGGAGAATGTTCATAAGCTTTCGAAAATTTTGACAAAAGTTGCCGCTGTAGAGGTAAAAGTAGTAGAAATGGCTCAAGGAAATAAAAAAAGCCGCTTTATAGCATGGACTTTTCAGACTTCTGATCAGCAGCGAAACTGGAAGTTTTAAGTTTTAGTTTGCATATTGTCAGGCACTTATTTATTAAATTTGTATAATTATTTTTTAAGTAAATCCGCTGGCAGATTCTATGCCCGCAACTCTCTAAAAACATTAAGGTAAACGAATGAAATTTAAGGTAGTTTCTCCATATAAACCTACTGGCGATCAGCCACAAGCAATCGATAAATTAGTCAAAGGAATTGATTCTGGCGAAAAATATCAGACATTGCTTGGGGTTACAGGATCTGGAAAGACTTTTACAATGGCGAATGTTATTGAAAAAGTAGAAAGACCAACGCTGGTTTTGGCGCATAATAAAACACTTGCAGCACAATTATATTCAGAATTCAAACAGTTTTTCCCAGAAAATGCTGTGGAATATTTTGTGTCGTATTACGACTACTATCAGCCAGAAGCATTTATGCCAGTCAGCGGATTGTATATTGAAAAGGATCTTTCGATAAACGAGGAATTAGAAAAAATGCGTCTTAGTACAACCTCTTCCTTACTTTCGGGAAGACGTGACATTATCGTTATTGCTTCTGTTTCCTGTCTTTATGGTATTGGGAATCCAGTCGAATTTCAGAAAAACGTGGTTTCAATTTCTCGAAATCAGCAAATTTCTAGAACTAAACTTCTGCATCAACTGGTTCAAAGTTTATATTCAAGAACCGAAGCAGATTTTAATCCAGGTAGTTTCAGAATTAAAGGCGATACGGTCGAAGTTTTTCCGAGTTATGGAGACGAACCGTTCCGAATTCACTTTTTTGGAGATGAAATTGAAGAAATCGAAGCTTTTGATGCTAAAACATCTCAAGTTTTAGAAAAATATAAAGATCTAAGTATCTATCCAGCAAATATGTTTGTGACGTCTCCAGATGTTCTGCAAGGAGCAATTTGGCAGATTCAACAGGATTTGGTTAAGCAAGTGGATTATTTTAATCAAATGGGAAAACACCTTGAAGCGAAAAGACTGGAGGAGAGAACTAATTTCGACTTAGAAATGATTCGCGAGCTCGGATATTGTTCGGGAATTGAGAACTACTCACGATATCTTGACGGTCGACTTCCAGGAACACGTCCTTTCTGTTTGATAGATTATTTCCCAAAAGACTTCTTGATGGTGGTCGATGAAAGTCACGTAACCATTTCGCAAGTGCACGCAATGTACGGTGGCGATAGATCTAGAAAGGAAAATCTTGTTGAATATGGTTTTAGACTTCCTGCGGCGATGGACAATAGACCGTTGAAATTCGAGGAATTTGAAGGAATGCAAAATCAAGTGGTTTATGTTTCAGCAACTCCTGCAGATTATGAAATGGAGAAATCCGAGGGTGTTTTTGTAGAACAAGTGATTCGACCAACTGGACTTTTGGATCCAATTATTGAAGTCCGACCAAGTTTGAATCAAATAGATGATTTGCTAGAAGAAATTCAGCTTAGAGTTGAAAAAGACGAACGAGTATTAGTAACAACATTGACCAAGAGAATGGCCGAAGAACTTGCCAAATATTTGACTAAGGTAAGCGTGAGATGTCGCTATATTCACTCAGAAGTTGATACTTTGGAGCGTGTAGAAATCATGCAAGATCTTCGAAAAGGTATTTTTGATGTTCTGATTGGAGTGAATTTGCTTCGTGAAGGATTGGATTTACCCGAAGTTTCGTTAGTGGCAATTTTGGATGCAGACAAAGAAGGTTTCTTGCGTAGTAACAGATCGCTGACCCAAACTGTAGGTCGTGCAGCGAGAAATATCAACGGGAAAGCGATTATGTATGCCGACAAAATCACAGAAAGTATGCAGACCACCATTGATCAGACTAATTATAGAAGAGAAAAACAGATTGCTTATAATACCAAACACAATCTGCAACCAATGGCTTTGAAAAAATCTATTGATAGCGTATTGGCTCGAAATTCAGTTTCAACTCAATACTTTGAAGATAAGGCATACAAAGCTGCAGAGCCAGAAAGCAAGTACCTAACCAAACCTGAGATTGATAAGAAAATAAAGTTCGCACGTAAGGAAATGGAAAAGTCTGCAAAAGATTTAGATTTTATGCAAGCGGCAAAATGGCGTGACGAAATCAAGATGCTTCAAGCACAAGAATAAAATATATTTAGGAATACTGCACGCTTGTGCAAAACAAGACACGATTAAACTTACATTTGTAAAAAATTAAAAACAATATGACTAATAACGACATTTTCAAAAAACTTCGAGTAGCATTGATGCTAAGAGATGATCAGATCATTGAAATTATGGAATTGGTAGATTTCAGAATTTCAAAATCTGAGCTTGGTGCTTTCTTTAGAGATGAAAGTCACGAAAATTATATGGAATGCGGCGATCAAGCACTTAGAAATTTCCTTAACGGACTGGTAATTCATTTACGTGGTACCAAGGAAAATCCTAAGAATCCGATGGTGGAAATTAATAAAAACCGCGCTGATGCTTCACCTCGTGAGCAGAAAGTGTTTCCGAGAGATGAGGCAGCTAGAAAAAGCGACAAACCTTTCGAAAAACCTAAAAGCGACAAACCTTTCAAAAAGAAACCAGCTAAAAAGTCTGAACCTAAAATTCAGGTTGTAGAGAAAGTTCGTTTTAGCAATGGAAAGAAGAAATCGTAATTTTCAAGTAGAATTATCTTGCGATCTTTTATAAACATAAAATCCTAAGCCGTTAAAGCTTGGGATTTTTTTATACATCTATTACTCCATTGTCCTTTCGGCCGTTTATATTATTGAATACTCTTCCCTATCGTCTGCTCTAAAGCACTCTAACTTCTACTTCAAAAGTCTAAAAATTTAGAGATAGCTAGTTTTAAGAAGACATTCCTAAATCTAAAATCAAATATCGTAAATCAAAAATCACATATCTAAAATTCAAATCGCTGTAAATAAAAAATCCTAAGCCGTGAAGCTTAGGATTTTTTCTATAAATCAAGTATTAGCAATAATTTGAACACTATAACTAATACTTTTATATTATTTACTTAGAGCAGCTTTTACTTGATCTGCAGCTTCTTGGAATTCTACTGCAGAAAGAATTGGCATACCTGAGTTGTCAATTAATTCTTTTGCTATCTCAGCGTTTGTCCCTTGAAGACGCACAATGATTGGCACTTTAATAGCATCACCCATATTCTTATAAGCATCAACTACACCTTGTGCCACACGGTCACAACGTACAATTCCACCAAAAATATTAATCAAAATCGCTTTTACAGCTGGATCTTTAAGGATAATTCTAAATGCTAGTTCAACACGTTTTGCATCAGCAGTACCACCAACATCTAGGAAATTAGCTGGCTCAAAACCTGCATATTTAATCAAATCCATTGTAGCCATTGCAAGACCTGCACCGTTTACCATACATCCAACAGTACCGTCAAGATCTACGTAATTTAAACCTGCAGCTTTTGCTTCAACTTCAATAGGATTTTCCTCACGAATGTCACGGTATTCCGCTAATTTCGGGTGTCTGTATAATGCATTATCATCTAAATTTACTTTAGCATCAACTGCAATAATTTTACTGTCAGAAGTTTTTAATACTGGGTTGATTTCAAACATTGAAGCATCAGATCCGATGTAAGCATTGTACAATGATGTAACAAATTTCACCATTTCCTTATGAGCACCACCAGAAAGACCTAGATTAAAAGCAATTCTTCTTGCTTGAAAACCTTGAAGACCTACAGTTGGGTCAATTTCTTCTGTAAAGATTAAATGAGGCGTGTTTTCAGCAACTTCTTCAATATCCATTCCACCTTCAGTAGAATACATAATCATATTGCGTCCTTTA comes from the Flavobacterium ardleyense genome and includes:
- a CDS encoding TonB-dependent receptor; this encodes MVFKNIMPFILIFLFAVSTTMAQEKVTISGTVKDQNTNEKIIGVNILLLPSKMYGVTNEYGFFSLTVPTGDYTLEVSYISYETVMREIKATQNIRLNIDLREDALQLSEVIVGSKSRTNTRSTEMSVAKISMAEIKRMPVVLGESDILKSILTLPGVTNAGEGQSGFNVRGGAVDQNLILLDEATIYNSSHLFGFFSVFNSDAIKDLKLYKGGIPARFGGRVSSVLDIYQKEGNSKDFSMTGGVGLISSRLLAEGPIVKDKGSFLVAGRSSYAHLFLKLTDNENSAYFYDLNTKLSYNLNENNNIYFSGYFGRDVFNINDNFENTFGNTIVNLRWNHLFSDKIFSNMSLIYSDYYYGLTLDFVGFNWDSSVKNYNFKYDLKQYVNDKIKLSYGINSIYYDFDPGSISPSKPDSGINPFSLDKKYAFENAAYIDVEQKISEKWQVSYGLRLSSFLRLGDQEVSIYENNQAVKWNNDLNIYEKATPIGSRKYSKNETIASFANLEPRVAVSFSLDEDQSIKGSYNRMTQYLHLVSNTASPTPLDIWTPSDDFQKPQLLDQWAIGYFRNFNNDKYSLEVESFYKEIKNRIDYIDGADLIANNNIEQVLLNGRARAYGLEVLLRKNTGDFSGWIAYTLSTAEQQTAGRIPEELGISNGDWYKSGYDKTHNLSVVGSYFLNKKWTFGSIFSLQSGQATTFPTGYYEYQGMQVPQYGARNASRLPAYHRLDVSATLTPRKNESRKWQGEWVFGIYNIYNRKNAASISFRQNEDSGQNESVKLSIFGIIPSVTYNFKF
- a CDS encoding DUF4249 domain-containing protein gives rise to the protein MQKIAKLIIFFFAIILTTSCEDVIDLKLDNAAPRLVVDAAIVWTKGTDGANQTIRLTTTAPFYNNSVPAANAAIVSVTSNSQVFEFLEDGNTGNYICQNFVPELGQTYVLNIIYNGVTYIATEKLIPSPPILNVVQTEEGGFLGTDKEVRFLWQDNGAEDNYYLSSFNAQGWLTPDYSPQSDRFFNGNQMFALYSDQDLAANTTLYLRLSGISLQYYNYLVVLFGAASGGNPFQGPPATVRGNVVNPMDNNDFALGYFSLCESDVQTYIVQ
- a CDS encoding thiamine diphosphokinase yields the protein MSSHHIVRTDQEPALIIANGQSCSNELLGQLLEWSPLVVVLDSAIQRVIDLNIKVDVLLGDFDRDFDPAFYEQQQFPLEIVYTPNQDKTDLEKAFDYLIDRKIPAVNVVWATGRRADHSITNMTNIVRYRNKLKIVILDDYSKIFLLQPDFKKWYTANSILSLIPVGTVTGITSNNLTYELNDDTLIMGYRTGSSNSVKEDGIVSIEHKSGDLLLMECED
- a CDS encoding Txe/YoeB family addiction module toxin, with protein sequence MSYILDFSVLALEDIAKHKKSGDKATLRKIEVLLGELQEHPTTGTGQPEKLKYNLEGLFSRRINKKHRLIYSTDENVVSVLVVSAYSHYNQK
- a CDS encoding prevent-host-death protein, whose amino-acid sequence is MVVISSREFRQNQKLYFEMVDNGEQIIVQRGKNKSYALTPINLEDNYFNPAMLKRIQESLDQIKNGQSKQISTKEEITELLGL
- a CDS encoding NAD-dependent epimerase/dehydratase family protein, with protein sequence MGIKKRVLLTGASGTVGFQVLKQLSEQSDLYDVTVFDIKTKRSERKLKPFANTATLVYGDISKFEEVRKACHNQDFVIHLAAIIPPVADDFPLLSQKINVQGTENLVKALSELSPQAFFMYSSSISVYGDRVDSPLINVSDNLMPSPRDEYAKTKIEAEHIIQNSSLKWTIFRLAAIMGDHKISKLMFHMPLKTAMEIATPADTARAFVNGIDHCEELAGNIFNLGGGSSCRVSYKDFLLRSFDIFGLSSLSFPHSAFATKNFHCGFYQDGDILNSIVDFRRDTIDNYFEQVAAGVPTIQRFFTKILRPIIKRKLLSQSEPYAACKTQNQDEIDHYFKKEDLNKAC
- the rlmF gene encoding 23S rRNA (adenine(1618)-N(6))-methyltransferase RlmF, with product MSEKKELHPRNLHNVDYDLELLSTATPALEQHIIEKFGKKTIDFTNPEAVKLLNMALLKQYYGVDNWNIPSDFLCAPVPGRADYIHHIADLLALNNEGEIPEGEMVSGLDIGVGANLIYPLLGNAIYGWSFVATDIDKRAIRNCVTIIEKNPHLQEVISLQLQPNPRFIFKDIIAEDDRFTFTICNPPFHASAEIAAKTAARKNENLIVSNKNKAAELNFGGQNAELYCEGGELGFITQMIYESAKYKKQVFWFTSLVSKQENVHKLSKILTKVAAVEVKVVEMAQGNKKSRFIAWTFQTSDQQRNWKF
- the uvrB gene encoding excinuclease ABC subunit UvrB, which gives rise to MKFKVVSPYKPTGDQPQAIDKLVKGIDSGEKYQTLLGVTGSGKTFTMANVIEKVERPTLVLAHNKTLAAQLYSEFKQFFPENAVEYFVSYYDYYQPEAFMPVSGLYIEKDLSINEELEKMRLSTTSSLLSGRRDIIVIASVSCLYGIGNPVEFQKNVVSISRNQQISRTKLLHQLVQSLYSRTEADFNPGSFRIKGDTVEVFPSYGDEPFRIHFFGDEIEEIEAFDAKTSQVLEKYKDLSIYPANMFVTSPDVLQGAIWQIQQDLVKQVDYFNQMGKHLEAKRLEERTNFDLEMIRELGYCSGIENYSRYLDGRLPGTRPFCLIDYFPKDFLMVVDESHVTISQVHAMYGGDRSRKENLVEYGFRLPAAMDNRPLKFEEFEGMQNQVVYVSATPADYEMEKSEGVFVEQVIRPTGLLDPIIEVRPSLNQIDDLLEEIQLRVEKDERVLVTTLTKRMAEELAKYLTKVSVRCRYIHSEVDTLERVEIMQDLRKGIFDVLIGVNLLREGLDLPEVSLVAILDADKEGFLRSNRSLTQTVGRAARNINGKAIMYADKITESMQTTIDQTNYRREKQIAYNTKHNLQPMALKKSIDSVLARNSVSTQYFEDKAYKAAEPESKYLTKPEIDKKIKFARKEMEKSAKDLDFMQAAKWRDEIKMLQAQE
- a CDS encoding DUF1456 family protein — translated: MTNNDIFKKLRVALMLRDDQIIEIMELVDFRISKSELGAFFRDESHENYMECGDQALRNFLNGLVIHLRGTKENPKNPMVEINKNRADASPREQKVFPRDEAARKSDKPFEKPKSDKPFKKKPAKKSEPKIQVVEKVRFSNGKKKS
- the sucC gene encoding ADP-forming succinate--CoA ligase subunit beta; amino-acid sequence: MDIHEYQGKEILSSYGVQIQRGYVANNPQEAVAAAKKLTEETGTGWHVIKAQVHAGGRGKGGGVKLAKNLQQVEEIAEQIIGMQLVTPQTSAEGKKVHKILVAEDVYYPGESEPSEFYMSVLLNRAKGRNMIMYSTEGGMDIEEVAENTPHLIFTEEIDPTVGLQGFQARRIAFNLGLSGGAHKEMVKFVTSLYNAYIGSDASMFEINPVLKTSDSKIIAVDAKVNLDDNALYRHPKLAEYRDIREENPIEVEAKAAGLNYVDLDGTVGCMVNGAGLAMATMDLIKYAGFEPANFLDVGGTADAKRVELAFRIILKDPAVKAILINIFGGIVRCDRVAQGVVDAYKNMGDAIKVPIIVRLQGTNAEIAKELIDNSGMPILSAVEFQEAADQVKAALSK